A stretch of the Geovibrio thiophilus genome encodes the following:
- a CDS encoding response regulator translates to MKRILIVDDAITMRQLVAATLKSAGYEVVDARDGKDAITKLENDRFNLIISDLNMPNMDGITLIKEVKNMAKHKFTPIIMLTTESQAEKKEEGRRAGAKAWIVKPFKPADLLAVVKKIVP, encoded by the coding sequence GTGAAGAGAATACTGATAGTCGATGATGCCATAACCATGAGGCAGCTTGTCGCCGCCACGCTGAAATCAGCGGGCTATGAAGTTGTGGACGCCCGTGACGGCAAGGACGCGATTACCAAGCTTGAGAATGACAGGTTTAACCTGATCATCTCCGATCTTAATATGCCCAACATGGACGGCATAACGCTCATTAAAGAAGTTAAAAACATGGCGAAGCACAAGTTTACGCCGATCATAATGCTCACTACCGAGTCTCAGGCGGAAAAAAAGGAAGAAGGGAGAAGGGCCGGTGCCAAGGCATGGATAGTGAAGCCTTTCAAACCGGCGGATCTGCTTGCTGTTGTTAAAAAAATAGTGCCCTGA
- a CDS encoding chemotaxis protein CheA, producing MVEIDMEKFRRSFLDEAAELLEQANEDVLKIEADDDPELINSVFRSIHTIKGSAAGFGFDHITAFTHHLETLLDKLRNKELEVSGELVDSILKAADGIYEMVTAAKEGREYSVDEDGIIRELESYMQFGGSEASPENKTASSSGAEAPPAYVSCADIREKLRSSGRKGGRAYRADFHFTSEMLENGYDPLPVMSNLKMSSAEYFCKADTSSVPPLDRLNPFDVYLQPEIYIISELDAADLADFGFEPGVVTVAEASLDEPVRVRDEAEKQAPAAQSVPAEYITMEGIDAELLGELAASIEDYFESIESVTLKLEKDGKGSGPGIDDLFRVFHTIKGDCGYVGFRFLEEFAHLVEGVLDDIRSGRIMFDKKAADIILAVVTDIREMLSGLTKEGITPVPSSYRTLKALTSSLETMKSSMTLVNEEVKIFIKQLEQFIEIISIASEDGELDVRQVLRGVGGLKNAAKFVGFDELHSIAGDLEKCIKESKPFDTHMERILKYLDELKSPPRMLGELLVRDGKITEDDIQEALSKQKKLGDILVEEGKLGKEELDKALKKQEVMKAVADTAREGAPTSAKQQSAGLPQQDVGSQTMKVDQEKIDKFTNTIGELVVAKNANEYLIQKIAREYALPSSLIKDLKDNANLIARISQDLQRDILSLRMIPIRQVFQKFPRVVRDISRKQNKQIDLRIIGEDTEIDKKVADLLSDPLVHLLRNSCDHGIETPEERQKAGKTPLGTIILKAYQEGSFVYIEVIDDGKGINTARVREKAISNRLIGSDSELSDKEIMQLILEPGFSTAEKVTDISGRGVGMDVVKTCVVNLGGFVDIQSTMGEGSRFVLKIPVTIGVSTALLVKLGSVIYAIPIENVAETIKLPKDKVKDLHYGLAVHYRGMVLPLYSMKGLLEEDPGELPEEVCIVITNTDMGKVGLMVDELINRIDIAIKPVPEYFAHLSYVGGITILGDGQAVLVLNTNKLI from the coding sequence ATGGTCGAAATTGATATGGAAAAGTTCCGCAGGTCGTTCCTTGATGAGGCAGCGGAGCTTCTTGAGCAGGCGAATGAGGATGTTTTGAAAATTGAGGCGGATGACGATCCGGAGCTTATCAACTCCGTCTTCCGCTCTATTCATACTATAAAAGGCAGCGCCGCGGGGTTCGGCTTTGATCATATAACAGCATTTACACACCATCTTGAGACCCTGCTGGACAAGCTCCGCAACAAAGAGCTTGAGGTATCCGGCGAGCTGGTGGACAGCATTCTGAAAGCCGCTGACGGCATTTACGAAATGGTCACGGCTGCGAAGGAAGGCAGGGAATACTCCGTGGATGAGGACGGAATAATAAGAGAACTTGAAAGCTATATGCAGTTCGGGGGAAGCGAAGCGTCACCGGAAAACAAGACCGCATCCTCCTCCGGAGCCGAGGCTCCTCCCGCTTATGTATCCTGCGCGGATATAAGGGAAAAGCTCCGCTCCTCAGGCAGAAAAGGGGGCAGGGCTTACAGGGCTGATTTCCATTTCACATCGGAGATGCTGGAAAACGGCTACGATCCGCTTCCTGTTATGTCAAACCTTAAGATGAGCTCCGCCGAATATTTCTGCAAGGCTGACACATCTTCCGTTCCGCCGCTGGACAGGCTCAATCCTTTTGATGTATACCTCCAGCCGGAAATTTATATAATAAGCGAGCTTGACGCTGCGGATCTGGCGGACTTCGGCTTTGAACCCGGGGTGGTCACCGTGGCGGAGGCTTCCCTTGATGAACCTGTCCGTGTGCGGGATGAAGCGGAAAAGCAGGCTCCCGCAGCTCAGTCCGTTCCGGCGGAATATATAACTATGGAAGGCATAGACGCCGAACTCTTAGGCGAGCTTGCCGCGAGCATAGAGGATTATTTTGAGTCCATAGAGTCCGTCACCCTGAAGCTGGAAAAGGACGGAAAAGGCTCAGGTCCCGGTATTGACGACCTGTTCCGTGTTTTCCACACAATAAAAGGGGACTGCGGCTATGTGGGTTTCCGTTTTCTGGAGGAGTTCGCCCACCTTGTTGAAGGTGTGCTGGATGACATAAGAAGCGGCAGGATCATGTTCGACAAGAAAGCTGCGGACATTATTCTTGCTGTTGTCACGGATATAAGGGAAATGCTCTCCGGTCTCACCAAGGAGGGGATCACTCCTGTGCCTTCCTCATACCGCACTCTTAAAGCCCTCACCTCAAGCCTTGAGACTATGAAAAGCTCAATGACTCTTGTAAATGAGGAAGTGAAGATATTCATCAAACAACTTGAACAGTTTATAGAGATAATCAGCATAGCCTCCGAAGACGGGGAGCTTGATGTCCGGCAGGTGCTCAGGGGTGTCGGCGGGTTGAAAAACGCAGCTAAGTTCGTGGGGTTTGATGAACTTCACAGCATAGCCGGAGACCTTGAAAAATGTATAAAGGAATCCAAGCCTTTTGATACCCATATGGAAAGGATTCTCAAATATCTTGATGAACTCAAATCACCCCCGAGGATGCTGGGCGAGCTTCTGGTGCGTGACGGAAAAATCACAGAGGATGATATTCAGGAAGCCCTGAGCAAACAGAAAAAACTCGGCGATATTCTCGTTGAGGAGGGTAAACTCGGCAAGGAAGAGCTGGATAAAGCTCTGAAAAAGCAGGAAGTGATGAAGGCGGTTGCCGACACTGCGAGGGAAGGTGCTCCCACGTCCGCCAAACAGCAGTCCGCCGGTCTTCCTCAGCAGGACGTCGGAAGCCAGACCATGAAGGTGGATCAGGAAAAGATAGACAAATTCACCAATACTATAGGTGAGCTTGTGGTGGCAAAGAACGCCAATGAATATCTGATTCAGAAGATAGCCCGTGAATATGCCCTGCCTTCTTCTCTGATTAAGGATCTTAAGGACAACGCCAACCTGATTGCGAGGATTTCTCAGGATCTGCAAAGGGATATACTTTCCCTCAGGATGATCCCGATCCGGCAGGTCTTTCAGAAATTCCCCAGAGTGGTAAGGGATATATCAAGAAAACAGAACAAACAGATAGACCTGCGCATAATCGGCGAGGACACTGAGATAGACAAAAAAGTTGCGGATCTCCTGAGCGATCCTCTGGTTCACCTCCTCCGCAACTCCTGCGATCACGGAATCGAAACTCCTGAGGAGAGGCAGAAGGCGGGCAAAACACCCTTGGGAACCATAATCCTTAAAGCCTATCAGGAAGGAAGTTTTGTCTATATAGAGGTAATTGACGACGGAAAAGGAATAAACACCGCCAGAGTCAGGGAAAAAGCGATCTCAAACAGGCTGATCGGTTCCGATTCGGAACTCAGCGATAAAGAGATAATGCAGCTCATCCTTGAACCCGGCTTTTCAACTGCGGAAAAAGTTACTGACATATCCGGACGCGGTGTCGGAATGGATGTGGTGAAAACCTGCGTTGTAAATCTCGGCGGTTTTGTAGATATACAGTCAACAATGGGGGAAGGCTCCAGATTTGTGCTGAAGATACCTGTTACCATAGGTGTTTCAACGGCTCTGCTTGTTAAGCTCGGTTCTGTAATTTATGCCATACCCATTGAGAATGTGGCGGAGACAATCAAGCTGCCCAAGGACAAAGTCAAGGATCTGCATTACGGTCTTGCCGTTCATTACAGGGGGATGGTGCTTCCTCTTTACAGCATGAAGGGGCTTCTGGAAGAAGACCCCGGAGAGCTGCCCGAAGAGGTCTGCATAGTAATCACCAATACCGACATGGGTAAGGTCGGTCTTATGGTGGACGAACTTATAAACCGCATCGATATAGCCATTAAACCTGTTCCTGAATACTTCGCACACCTTTCTTATGTCGGCGGAATTACTATTCTGGGAGACGGTCAGGCGGTTTTGGTTCTCAACACGAACAAACTCATATAG
- a CDS encoding response regulator, whose product MRIFIIDDNGLHLKMCNFILTKLEHEVYIFDSVKKLDDFTLQNAIIPDILFIDYRLGPSETGLDVLERVKNKYKWKSAKCIAFTADVSEASQLRASGFDSVILKPVTENMLKEVAGKYSR is encoded by the coding sequence ATGAGGATTTTTATTATTGACGACAATGGTCTGCACCTGAAAATGTGCAATTTTATACTTACAAAGCTTGAGCATGAAGTATATATCTTCGATTCAGTGAAAAAACTGGACGATTTTACTCTGCAAAATGCTATAATTCCTGATATATTGTTCATAGACTACAGGCTGGGACCATCTGAGACCGGTCTGGATGTATTGGAAAGAGTTAAAAACAAATACAAATGGAAATCGGCAAAGTGCATCGCCTTTACTGCGGATGTCTCGGAAGCATCCCAGCTCAGGGCGAGCGGGTTTGACAGTGTTATTCTTAAACCCGTAACTGAAAATATGCTGAAGGAAGTTGCGGGAAAATATTCCAGATGA
- a CDS encoding HEAT repeat domain-containing protein has protein sequence MDIQSIRASLLNDDETERLYAVEDIITLHADELIPDLIAALKKEESRMVKELMVEGLKLLDVSPQFSSVAKFFESSDAFIRNCAIEIFGSKGEDAVPFLTSVMDHSDKEVRKLILDSLVATGSKYCIPALRAALRDKAPNVQITAVEYLGKINDEESLSDILEIFEASNEPMLRISCIETFTHLARREVVDTVLDILGGVTMDSFYKPSVFRMVAECGTKDHLPFLLRFLNNKNTLFFNEISGSILKIMIRDNIDVLPYEYEKYVINGVKDQNLDSDNRITFMGIAYRLCIKSKEEIFEEFAGENDMNVMLAALDKLAGINRERALKIIERRLKVAEGDLKEELLSLKALIAEQ, from the coding sequence ATGGATATTCAAAGTATCAGAGCCTCCCTCCTAAACGATGATGAAACCGAAAGGCTGTATGCCGTGGAGGATATTATAACCCTGCATGCGGATGAGCTTATCCCCGATCTTATCGCAGCTCTTAAGAAAGAGGAGAGCCGCATGGTGAAGGAGCTTATGGTAGAGGGATTGAAGCTTCTGGATGTCTCGCCGCAGTTTTCTTCTGTGGCAAAATTTTTTGAATCGTCCGACGCGTTCATAAGAAACTGTGCCATTGAGATTTTCGGCTCCAAGGGAGAAGACGCTGTTCCTTTTCTCACCTCCGTGATGGATCACTCAGATAAAGAGGTCCGCAAGCTCATTCTGGACAGCCTTGTGGCAACAGGCTCAAAATACTGTATTCCGGCTCTGCGTGCCGCTCTCAGGGATAAGGCGCCGAATGTGCAGATAACCGCTGTTGAGTATCTGGGGAAAATAAATGACGAGGAATCCTTAAGCGATATACTGGAAATTTTTGAAGCGTCAAACGAGCCTATGCTTAGAATATCATGTATTGAGACATTCACTCACCTTGCAAGACGTGAGGTAGTGGATACTGTGCTTGACATACTGGGCGGAGTAACTATGGACAGCTTCTACAAGCCGTCCGTTTTCCGCATGGTGGCGGAATGCGGCACAAAGGATCATCTGCCTTTTCTGCTCAGGTTTCTTAATAATAAAAATACACTGTTTTTCAACGAAATATCAGGCTCTATCCTGAAGATTATGATCAGGGATAATATAGATGTTCTCCCTTATGAGTACGAAAAATACGTTATCAACGGAGTGAAGGATCAGAACCTTGATTCCGACAACCGCATAACTTTTATGGGCATAGCCTACAGGCTGTGTATAAAGAGCAAGGAAGAGATCTTCGAGGAGTTCGCCGGAGAGAATGACATGAATGTGATGCTCGCCGCTTTGGACAAGCTTGCGGGAATCAACAGAGAAAGAGCGCTTAAAATAATCGAACGCAGGCTTAAGGTTGCTGAAGGGGATCTCAAAGAAGAGCTTCTCAGCCTCAAGGCGCTGATAGCGGAGCAGTAA
- a CDS encoding response regulator, with the protein MSFITRGEAMAFKVLIVDDSDMVRHFHANILKSAGFDTEQAIDGMDALEKAVKSSFSMILCDLNMPRMDGITFIKELRKTGKETPVIIITTQEEAENRRKGYMSGANLYITKPVKPEELIINIKMLLGIS; encoded by the coding sequence ATGTCGTTTATTACAAGGGGTGAGGCTATGGCGTTTAAGGTTCTGATAGTTGATGATTCGGACATGGTGAGGCACTTCCACGCCAATATTCTCAAGTCCGCCGGTTTTGACACCGAACAGGCGATAGACGGCATGGACGCCCTTGAAAAAGCGGTGAAAAGCTCATTTTCCATGATCCTCTGCGATCTTAACATGCCTAGAATGGACGGAATAACATTCATAAAGGAACTCAGAAAAACAGGGAAAGAAACCCCTGTCATTATAATTACCACTCAGGAAGAGGCGGAAAACCGCAGAAAAGGCTATATGTCCGGCGCGAACCTGTACATAACCAAGCCTGTGAAACCTGAGGAACTGATAATAAACATAAAAATGCTTCTCGGTATTTCCTGA
- a CDS encoding protein-glutamate methylesterase/protein-glutamine glutaminase: MIKVLVVDDSALMRKKVREMLESDPDIEVVGTARDGQDGVTKARALKPDVITMDINMPVMDGMTALCIVLEERICPVIMLSSLTQEGAVTTFEAMELGAFDYVAKPGGTVSVNIDEVRDDLLQKVKAASGTEVKKLRRRALKPQKVKLTVEQDEEPPLELDDYPAVCIGISTGGPKTIFDVLPELEKNFPAALFMVQHMPPTFTATYARRLNEYCKIHVKEAEAGEEIRPGVCYLGKGGFHMTLYRKPGGKIIIRLTKKPEHHFIPSVDVMMDSVRNCFGAKTVGVLMTGMGDDGANSMVKIRQDGGYTIAESEESCIVFGMPKEAIDRGGADVVLPSGRIAWELNRVVKKGW, from the coding sequence ATGATAAAAGTTCTTGTTGTGGATGACTCTGCCCTGATGCGGAAAAAAGTCAGGGAGATGCTGGAGTCCGATCCGGATATTGAAGTTGTAGGAACAGCCAGAGACGGACAGGACGGCGTTACGAAGGCGCGCGCCCTTAAACCGGATGTCATTACGATGGATATAAACATGCCCGTCATGGACGGAATGACTGCTCTCTGCATAGTGCTTGAGGAAAGGATCTGCCCCGTAATCATGCTGAGTTCGCTTACTCAGGAGGGAGCTGTCACAACCTTTGAGGCAATGGAGCTCGGCGCGTTTGACTATGTGGCAAAGCCCGGCGGAACAGTCTCCGTCAACATAGACGAAGTAAGAGACGATCTGCTGCAAAAAGTGAAGGCGGCATCGGGCACGGAAGTAAAAAAACTCAGGCGGAGAGCCCTTAAGCCTCAGAAGGTGAAGCTCACTGTTGAACAGGACGAGGAACCGCCTCTTGAGCTGGACGATTATCCGGCTGTGTGCATAGGCATTTCCACCGGCGGACCGAAGACAATTTTTGATGTTCTTCCCGAGCTTGAGAAAAACTTCCCCGCTGCGTTGTTCATGGTTCAGCATATGCCGCCCACATTCACGGCGACATACGCCAGAAGGCTTAACGAATACTGCAAAATACATGTTAAAGAGGCTGAAGCCGGAGAGGAGATCCGCCCCGGGGTGTGCTATCTCGGCAAGGGCGGCTTCCACATGACATTATACAGAAAGCCCGGCGGAAAGATTATTATAAGGCTTACTAAAAAGCCGGAGCATCATTTTATCCCCAGCGTGGATGTGATGATGGATTCGGTGAGAAACTGCTTCGGGGCGAAGACTGTCGGCGTGCTGATGACTGGAATGGGCGATGACGGCGCGAACAGCATGGTGAAAATACGGCAGGACGGAGGCTACACCATAGCCGAATCCGAGGAAAGCTGCATAGTTTTCGGCATGCCCAAGGAAGCAATAGACAGGGGCGGGGCGGATGTTGTGCTGCCCAGCGGCAGGATAGCTTGGGAACTGAACAGAGTCGTTAAGAAGGGATGGTGA
- a CDS encoding CheR family methyltransferase, with protein sequence MFVVTLEDYKDLTAFIYKKSGINFEDKKRYFINKRLEKRLSTLGIESARDYIRFLKFKDREGDEFQELMNLLTVNETYFFREFATLEVFAEFCLQEIAEKKEREKDNTIRIWSAGCSTGEEPYTLAIIVRELLDRHEKWNVEIVASDIDLMALEKAKSARYDDRSVKDVPEEYYAKYFSFVDGCHVPVQEVRDMVRFEHINLNDKMQMRRQRGFDFIFCRNVLIYFDEISRKQVVDHYYIALNRGGYIFLGHSESVGRITTAFSIKRFGRNVVYYKG encoded by the coding sequence ATGTTTGTTGTTACCCTTGAGGACTACAAGGATCTTACCGCGTTTATTTATAAAAAGTCCGGCATTAACTTTGAGGACAAGAAACGCTACTTCATCAATAAAAGGCTTGAAAAACGGCTTTCCACTCTCGGTATAGAATCAGCGAGGGACTACATACGCTTTCTCAAGTTCAAGGACAGGGAGGGGGACGAGTTTCAGGAACTGATGAACCTCCTCACCGTGAATGAGACCTATTTCTTCCGTGAATTCGCCACTCTGGAAGTTTTCGCGGAGTTCTGCCTTCAGGAAATAGCCGAGAAAAAAGAGAGGGAGAAGGACAACACTATCCGTATCTGGTCTGCCGGGTGCTCCACGGGGGAAGAGCCGTACACGCTTGCTATTATAGTGCGTGAGCTTCTGGACAGGCACGAGAAATGGAACGTGGAAATAGTCGCCTCCGACATTGACCTCATGGCGCTGGAAAAGGCAAAAAGCGCCCGCTACGATGACAGAAGCGTGAAGGATGTTCCTGAGGAATACTATGCCAAATACTTCAGCTTTGTCGACGGCTGCCACGTTCCGGTGCAAGAGGTGCGGGACATGGTGCGCTTCGAGCATATAAATCTGAATGACAAAATGCAGATGAGGCGGCAGAGGGGATTTGACTTCATTTTCTGCCGCAACGTGCTGATATACTTTGATGAAATTTCCAGAAAGCAGGTTGTGGATCACTATTACATCGCCCTGAACAGAGGCGGTTATATCTTCCTTGGTCATAGCGAGTCTGTGGGACGTATCACAACAGCTTTTTCCATCAAGCGGTTCGGCAGAAATGTCGTTTATTACAAGGGGTGA
- a CDS encoding STAS domain-containing protein yields the protein MDIKPLKSKLRIIFPGECENFMAEEALAALQNTDLTSKTAAEIDLSAVRTMDTTFVNILISLLNTLKEKGIKYEITGKSSEASRVTGLYGLGI from the coding sequence ATGGATATAAAACCTCTTAAATCAAAGCTTAGAATCATTTTCCCCGGGGAGTGCGAAAATTTTATGGCGGAAGAAGCACTGGCAGCGCTTCAAAATACTGACCTGACCTCAAAAACCGCGGCGGAGATAGATCTTTCCGCTGTGCGCACCATGGACACGACTTTTGTGAATATACTGATCTCTCTCCTGAACACATTAAAGGAGAAGGGAATAAAATATGAAATAACAGGAAAGAGCAGTGAAGCCTCAAGGGTCACGGGGCTTTACGGACTGGGTATCTGA
- a CDS encoding chemotaxis protein CheW: protein MAEMSPAAAMNGAEHSDKKYVSFTVGSEYFGIPIDEVRQIIRLPKVTRVPKMPVFVLGISNLRGSVLPVLDLSLRLGYQNPCVNGEDTRVIVTEKSGLEIGFVVESVSEVKSTESGSYEELPEMLSSGADRKFISGVLKMRTKDGIRLVQVLDSKELVNIAEIQRKFDESSSQRGFAVKADVADKEVSDYRRFISFEIDGSGYAIEIHKINEIIRLPECVSVPGLESYVMGIFSLREKVIPLMSLHRKFGKKDKPETEDSRVVIIEIENTLVGFIADKVSEVLSVPESSIEEPPKVFSENGSEISAIIKAEQGERLVMILESANLLQAKEIEALKKLAGQEGGNFSMTDASASAAEEKQIVTFTIEDEEYGIFIEKVQEINRYSNVTRVPKTPAFVEGIINLRGEVIPLIDLRKRFELTARTADEFTRVIIVNLASIRVGFVVDFVDEVLRVPSDCIDSVPAVLSAGVDSQFLDGVVNLTGKQRMILLLNVDELFSKAEKKKLEKIGS, encoded by the coding sequence ATGGCTGAAATGAGCCCCGCAGCGGCAATGAACGGGGCGGAGCATTCTGATAAAAAGTATGTTTCGTTTACCGTCGGTTCGGAATATTTCGGAATCCCCATAGATGAAGTAAGGCAGATTATACGTTTGCCCAAGGTTACCCGTGTGCCCAAAATGCCCGTATTTGTTCTGGGCATCAGTAATCTGCGGGGAAGTGTGCTCCCTGTTCTGGATCTTTCTCTCAGGCTGGGGTATCAGAACCCCTGCGTTAACGGTGAGGACACCAGAGTAATTGTAACCGAAAAAAGCGGACTTGAGATAGGCTTCGTGGTTGAGTCGGTCAGTGAGGTGAAATCCACCGAGTCCGGTTCATACGAAGAGCTGCCGGAGATGCTGAGCAGCGGGGCGGACAGGAAGTTTATCTCAGGCGTTCTTAAAATGCGCACCAAGGACGGCATAAGGCTTGTTCAGGTTCTGGATTCCAAAGAGCTTGTGAATATAGCTGAAATCCAGCGGAAGTTTGATGAGTCATCCTCCCAGCGGGGATTTGCGGTGAAAGCGGATGTTGCCGATAAGGAAGTGTCCGACTACAGGCGCTTCATCAGCTTTGAGATAGACGGAAGCGGATACGCCATAGAGATTCATAAAATAAACGAGATAATCCGCCTGCCTGAATGTGTTTCCGTTCCCGGGCTGGAAAGCTACGTGATGGGGATTTTCTCCCTCAGGGAAAAGGTCATTCCCCTTATGTCGCTCCACAGAAAGTTCGGCAAAAAGGACAAGCCTGAAACGGAAGATTCAAGGGTGGTTATAATCGAGATCGAGAACACGCTTGTCGGGTTCATTGCGGATAAAGTGAGCGAGGTGCTCAGCGTGCCCGAATCCTCCATTGAGGAGCCTCCTAAGGTTTTTTCCGAAAACGGCTCGGAGATTTCCGCTATTATCAAGGCGGAACAGGGTGAAAGACTCGTAATGATTCTGGAAAGCGCTAACCTGCTTCAGGCAAAGGAAATCGAAGCTCTCAAAAAGCTTGCCGGGCAGGAAGGAGGAAATTTCTCTATGACGGACGCATCAGCCTCTGCGGCGGAAGAAAAGCAGATAGTCACTTTTACAATTGAGGATGAGGAATACGGAATCTTCATTGAGAAGGTTCAGGAAATAAACAGATATTCAAACGTGACCAGAGTACCCAAAACCCCCGCCTTCGTGGAGGGGATAATAAATCTCAGAGGCGAGGTAATACCTCTCATAGATCTGAGAAAACGCTTTGAGCTTACCGCAAGGACAGCGGATGAGTTTACAAGGGTGATAATCGTGAACCTTGCGAGCATACGTGTGGGGTTTGTGGTGGATTTCGTGGACGAGGTTCTGCGTGTTCCCTCAGACTGCATAGATTCAGTTCCCGCTGTGCTCAGCGCAGGGGTGGACAGCCAGTTCCTTGACGGTGTCGTAAACCTTACCGGCAAGCAGAGGATGATCCTTCTGCTTAATGTCGATGAGCTGTTCAGTAAGGCGGAAAAGAAGAAGCTTGAGAAAATAGGTTCATAA